The sequence below is a genomic window from Corythoichthys intestinalis isolate RoL2023-P3 chromosome 4, ASM3026506v1, whole genome shotgun sequence.
tttccagggtaaaacggacaaattaaaaaatagttcgggggcttcatgcgccatgaatctgctatggcagcgtatagacatattgttctatcaaacacaacagttgttttggcttaaaatacagcagtttcctttaaagaggagtgcaagagcggaaactgctttttcagtcttgtctgtgttttccgccacatgtatgtactgtatatatatatatatatatatatatatatatatatatatatacacagttgtGCTTTATGTGTCTGGGAATGTTGGGTTTGATCTCTGTTGGCCTCTatttagtggagaaaataaattGATAATCCGAAAATTAGGGCCATGTTTTTGGGCAAAAGACGCATCTCTTGCAATTGCAATGGTGCAGTTGATTTTCAAACTTTGGgatttcatgtacaaatttaaatgcaCTCTCTTGTGGTCATGTTTTCTATGGGGCACAAGTGAACCAAGTGTGACACATAAAAACTGCCTCTCATTCTTCTCCATGTTGCTCCCCATAAAACTGCACACAGTGTTGGAAAAGCGATTGCACATTAACCCCTTGAAGGTGTACTTTTACTCTTTCGACATACCAGCTGTATCTTTAAGGAAAGTATGTTTTATCTGCCATTCGGATGTATTGCATTCACATTACAAAAACTCGAGCAACTCCAGGCCATACTTTTTGATAAATCCATCCAGCATACCTGAAGGAAAAAAATTCTGATTTCGAGGTTTCTTGTGTATCGATTTAACTAACCTTGGCCCCAACAACCCAGCACAAGTAGTATGCATGGCAATGCCGGGCCATACTGCTAGTCTTTAATAGAGGGAGCAAAATTAgactatttgttaaaaaaacagaGTAACTTTGCTAATTTTGTCAATTTGATTTTAAGCATTCACAAATTTCCCAGCTGTGATAAAATGCTGATTGACTGTTCTGTATGTGCACTTTGTCAAAAGTGTGCTTTCGTACACCCTGCAGCAGAGCTGTGCATGAGTAATTTGGTGCCTTAGGTCAGAAGCGTTCTTCCCCTTCTCCCTATATACAACATATACACACCAATACATCATATGTAGATACTGTATTATGTAGATGTTATGTATATTAAGATGATTAAAGCATACAAACTGTATAATTAAACTACTTCTTTGACGTCCGTTCGTTAGGATGTTTCTTGAATGTAGAAAAAATTGTCACCAGACTTTTTGCACAAGCAGGTTgatacttgttttgttggcagttgttcCCTAACGAATAATGATGTCATCTCTTTATCTAGctttacacaaaaaaagcattttaaaaaaaacacatggaaatcggcctgaatttacatttctaTCACACATTTTTACTTAATTTACCATACTTAAAAATGTTGATAGGATAGGATGGAAACCCAACTATTTTCATTACTGCTCTGGTCCCAATTTTTTTCTCATCATTATCAGTAGTATAAAGATAATGAACAGCCTTGATGGACAAACTTTACTGAAGGACTGCTATCCCCCCAAAACTACACTTCTTAGACTGATTCAAACCACCAAGGTGATAACGGTGATGCATTCTAGGATTTGTATTACCTGTGGTGCATGTGTTACATGGCAGTACCAGTTCAGTTAagatatatacaaaaaaaaaaaactgtttccaAATAATATACTATTTTATTCAGCAGTAAAGACATGTTAGAAGttccaaacaagaaaaaaactggCAGTGCCAGCACCACCGGAAAATATAGAAAAGAATGAAAAATGATCTCCCTTTCTGGCTTTTTTCTTAATTGCTAGAatgtgtaaagaaaaagaatacACAAAGGTTTGTCAGTATTTTACCAACAGAGAAGTCACAGTAAAAACTGAAAACTACAGTTCTGTCAATACATGAgcacattttcatttcaaatggcacaCATAACAGATCATATGTTGTATTTGTTAAATTGAGAACTTTTATTTAATCTGACCTTAGAGGCCCTTACCAGCAACTGTATTTCTGAAATACAAATTGGTACTGATACTTTAATGATACTCAGTGTGGAGCAGAAAACAAATCACTCTGAGGCACATCATCATTACAGTGGTTGTACCATGTATGATATCCCTTAGAAGGGTGATATAAATCCATGTATGAAACAGTGGGACCACATCTGCCTAGTGTAAACAAAGTTTGAACAAttaacacacatacatacagtacattaatttttttttcatcctaaAGGTGCTTTGTTTTCACAAAGATTCTTACCCAATAGGTTTAGGAACTTTGATTGTTAACACTCTCCAAAAAACAGGAGAGCATGGAAGGCTTAAAACGCTTAGTGTAGGCTTCTGATGGCAGGCACTAGTTTTGGGTAACAATGCCCAGGATCACAGTATTTTATGCAACCCCTTGTGTTTTTGGTAGCAATAAGCTCAAACCTGATACACCAGCCTGAGAGGCAGTATAACAACCCTGCATATTGGTGCCAGCCACATTCATTTAGCGAGACGCAGCTGTGGTGGAAAGCACCCACACTCATCTTTTAAAtggttcctctttttttttctctcaggtgTTCTTGTTCAGTTTCGTACTGTCCAGACCTCAAGCTCTTGTATGATGAAGTCTTTCTGTGTAGAGAGTGGAGCATTGTGGAATGTGGGGCATGAAAAACTCGACCCTCGGTACAAATCTGCATCAATCCATAGCCCAAATTCTCCcctgtaaatgaaaatgaacatGATGCAGTTAAATAACATGGAACTCATATTTTGATTATCTCACAAAAGTCATGCAAAAAATTCACATAATTTAATTACcggatttttcagactataggtcgcagtttttttatagtttggctgggggtgcgacttatactctggagctacttgtgtgtgaaaatattaacacattattatatcatttcacatgttattttggtgttttggagtgacactgatggttcggtaaacttgttagcatgttctttatgctatagttatctgaataactcttaatagttatgttacgttaacatacctgccacgttcgcatttcgttgttcatgcatcatgtaacattatcatactgtacacttatttcgcatgttgttttctattaaatttttattttaaattgcctttcaagatgacatatgttttctatgtgttggattttatcaagtaaatttcccccaaaattgtgacttatactccggtgcgacatatatttatttttttttcctcttcattgcgcatttttgggctggtgcgacttatactcaggtgcaacttatagtccgaaaaatacggtatatacaataaaaataatttcacaTAAATAACAGGTAACGCAAACCTACCCGCCCCCTCCAAGATGAAGAGACTCCAAGTTTCCGCTTACAAAGTAAGAATTCTCCCCAGTCCACTTATAAGCCTGAATAAATGGCAAATTAACATATACTTAATGGGACATTTGTACGTGTCAGTTATTTACATCTTGGTGTGATAAGACTAATCATGGAGTTTGTACCTGGAAGTCAGGGTTAAAGGTGAATAGAAAAGTTTCCCCTGTGCCGTAGCAGTATTTGCTAACTCGAAACGGATCAGATGAAAAGGCTCCAAAAACCTGAAGAATAATGGACAGATAGCAAGTTGTGAAGTGCTTACAGCCGGTGCTGTGTATTCATCATATCGTAAGAGCACTGCCCTATTACAAACCTTTTTTTGCATGTCTTTAACAACCAGCAACACAGGACTGTCCAGACCCACCATGTTTCTGTAGAGTGTCTTTAAGCTGCTCCCATGGACAGCAGTGCTGTAGACCAGTTGCCATCGATAGCCTTGTGTTCTTTCTGGCATGTGAGATGCAAGCTATGAGGAGGAAACGGTGTCAATCATGTCACCCATCCTTGCAGTTCAAATGGTTATCAGATTTTATACTCTTAATTGTGTTGATAAATGCTTATTGCTTCATTCTGATGTATGTGAAAGCTAATACTTACACTTATCAGGTGCCTGTCATCAAGGATCTCGCTATAGTCACTTAAAACAGGGAGAACGTCTTTTGCGTTCCCCCGGTACTCAT
It includes:
- the LOC130915003 gene encoding nuclear receptor coactivator 7 isoform X2, yielding MKPLPDNVKVVYFASDLMEPYVQILTGKDPKRRLSLCSSDSETEEHEYRGNAKDVLPVLSDYSEILDDRHLISLASHMPERTQGYRWQLVYSTAVHGSSLKTLYRNMVGLDSPVLLVVKDMQKKVFGAFSSDPFRVSKYCYGTGETFLFTFNPDFQAYKWTGENSYFVSGNLESLHLGGGGGEFGLWIDADLYRGSSFSCPTFHNAPLSTQKDFIIQELEVWTVRN
- the LOC130915003 gene encoding nuclear receptor coactivator 7 isoform X1, which codes for MGVAYSVGEVDHLYTFFVQWSPDMCTNSNNKNSKPHFQNHCHVPKKNKGTSNKQLTNPAATNWGILTGKDPKRRLSLCSSDSETEEHEYRGNAKDVLPVLSDYSEILDDRHLISLASHMPERTQGYRWQLVYSTAVHGSSLKTLYRNMVGLDSPVLLVVKDMQKKVFGAFSSDPFRVSKYCYGTGETFLFTFNPDFQAYKWTGENSYFVSGNLESLHLGGGGGEFGLWIDADLYRGSSFSCPTFHNAPLSTQKDFIIQELEVWTVRN